One region of Takifugu flavidus isolate HTHZ2018 chromosome 14, ASM371156v2, whole genome shotgun sequence genomic DNA includes:
- the smyd4 gene encoding SET and MYND domain-containing protein 4, with amino-acid sequence MDLPCLRWQEHVAQKWIGLETEQREQFISFEEIDDVFNYARALITPDDLDVLQSLSADHSVQKDADQAAKCRERGNCSFKSRDYTAAVLHYSQGVCSAPPGSEQLSLCYANRSAALFYLQQYQESIGDMDKALNHGYPSHLLHKLEQRRTQCIKHLTLGENAKKVDINPALKKGSKPVSDGNVTFGTFGICSQAAVGFNPEKGRHLVATEKVAAGDVILRDRPYSCVLIPGRKEVQGKEIKHSNDGDVLFGMEHKLCHRCLAETLCPLPCDGCSYSRYCSASCQQEAWEEHHRWECPLGAELMVMGVLSQLALRVALKAGKKDIQRGRVHANSKSSNPSFQTSHDGGSYLSVFHLLHHLNLHSPRLRFLCAFTVAMLYLKLSIAVPSLASRDPSEHLGGQLNSQLPEEKKGVSDGDQESWILGSAALRHLLQLRCNAQAVVTLQESGSEKSPVQANQEIRVATAIFPTLSLLNHSCCPNTSLLFSTGTSGAPLASEPSPEGVSAERSSRGVTVTVRAAKVITAGQEILHCYGPHSRRMSTSDRQRLLQEQYYFLCQCRACSLPTEPLGQDQPSGLQCGKCKGQFEKSREDAGIRYMCVRAACGHSVSSSEVSRRLQGIKDDLEKAVNLMESERPDEALRLLRRTQCQSGAILAETHPLQGELADATARAYATMGDWKNASSHLERSALATASQYGEDSIELGHQLFKLAQLHFNGGARGPALSVISKVRRLLCLHLGPQCQELQELQAMEDCLRG; translated from the exons ATGGATCTTCCGTGCCTGCGGTGGCAAGAACATGTTGCACAGAAATGGATTGGACTGGAGACTGAACAAAGGGAGCAGTTCATTTCCTTTGAGGAAATAGATGATGTTTTCAATTATGCCCGAGCACTAATAAC CCCAGATGATCTGGATGTTTTGCAGTCACTCTCTGCAGATCACTCTGTACAGAAGGATGCTGATCAAGCAGCAAAatgcagagaaagagggaacTGCAGCTTCAAGAGTCGAGACTATACCGCAGCAGTTCTGCACTACTCACAG GGTGTGTGTTCTGCCCCTCCAGGTTCTGAGCAGCTCTCTCTGTGTTATGCCAACCGCTCGGCTGCACTCTTCTACCTGCAGCAGTACCAG GAATCCATTGGTGACATGGACAAGGCTCTCAACCACGGTTATCCCTCTCATCTTTTACACAAATTAGAACAGCGTCGCACACAGTGCATCAAACATCTAACCTTAggtgaaaatgcaaaaaaggtGGACATTAATCCTGCTTTAAAGAAAGGTTCAAAACCTGTTAGTGACGGAAATGTCACATTCGGAACTTTTGGCATTTGTTCTCAAGCTGCTGTTGGCTTCAATCCTGAGAAAGGACGACACCTAGTGGCTACAGAAAAAGTTGCAGCTGGAGATGTAATTCTCCGTGACAGGCCTTATAGTTGTGTGCTCATAccagggaggaaggaggtgcaagggaaagaaataaagcacagcAACGATGGGGACGTTCTGTTTGGAATGGAGCACAAGCTCTGTCACAGATGCTTGGCTGAAACACTCTGTCCCTTGCCTTGTGATGGGTGTAGTTACAGCCGTTATTGCTCAGCTTCATGCCAGCAAGAAGCCTGGGAAGAGCATCACCGCTGGGAATGTCCTCTGGGAGCTGAGCTGATGGTTATGGGTGTGTTGTCACAGCTTGCTTTAAGGGTAGCACTCAAAGCAGGGAAGAAAGACATCCAAAGAGGGAGGGTGCATGCAAACTCAAAATCTAGCAATCCCTCCTTTCAAACTTCACACGACGGTGGTTCTTACCTGAGTGTGTTCCACCTGTTGCACCACCTGAATCTGCACAGCCCAAGGCTGCGTTTCCTGTGTGCCTTCACGGTTGCAATGTTGTACCTAAAGCTCAGCATAGCTGTGCCTTCACTTGCATCCCGGGACCCCAGCGAACACTTAGGAGGTCAGTTAAACAGCCAATtaccagaggagaagaaaggggtATCAGATGGGGACCAGGAGTCGTGGATTCTTGGAAGTGCAGCTCTCAGacacctcctgcagctgaggTGTAATGCTCAGGCAGTCGTCACGCTGCAAGAGTCAG GAAGTGAGAAATCTCCAGTACAGGCCAACCAGGAGATCCGCGTCGCCACTGCGATATTCCCAACTCTTAGTCTTCTCAATCATTCCTGCTGTCCGAACACCAGCCTGTTGTTCAGCACCGGCACCAGTGGCGCTCCTCTTGCTTCAGAGCCATCCCCAGAGGGTGTATCTGCAGAAAGATCCTCCCGTGGCGTCACAGTAACTGTCAGAGCCGCCAAAGTTATCACTGCTGGGCAAGAGATCCTGCATTGttatg GTCCCCACAGCAGGAGGATGAGCACCTCAGACCGCCAGcggctcctgcaggagcagtACTACTTCCTCTGTCAGTGCCGAGCCTGCAGTCTGCCGACGGAGCCGCTGGGCCAAGACCAGCCTTCGGGTCTTCAGTGTGGAAAATGCAAAGGCCAATTTGAA AAAAGCCGTGAGGATGCTGGGATCAGGTACATGTGTGTGCGGGCGGCTTGCGGTCACAGCGTGTCGTCTTCAGAAGTGAGTCGCCGGCTGCAGGGGATTAAAGATGACCTGGAGAAGGCCGTGAACCTCATGGAGAGCGAGAGGCCTG ATGAGGCTCTCAGGCTGCTGAGACGGACACAGTGTCAGTCAGGAGCGATCCTCGCAGAGACGCACCCGCTGCAGGGCGAGCTGGCAGATGCTACGGCCAGAGCGTACGCTACGATGG GCGACTGGAAAAATGCATCCTCTCACCTGGAGCGAAGCGCTCTAGCCACCGCATCCCAGTATGGAGAGGACAGCATTGAACTGGGTCATCAACTCTTCAAATTAGCTCAGCTACACTTTAACGG tGGAGCCAGAGGACCGGCCCTCTCCGTCATCTCCAAGGTCAGGCGCCTCCTCTGCCTTCACTTAGGTCCTCAGTgtcaggagctacaggagctacaAGCTATGGAGGATTGTCTACGAGGGTAG